A region from the Dendropsophus ebraccatus isolate aDenEbr1 chromosome 1, aDenEbr1.pat, whole genome shotgun sequence genome encodes:
- the LOC138772978 gene encoding neuropeptide Y receptor type 2-like, with translation MGTLKQSNMTEELDLRGWHSKSTVSPIQYFHGSSFMADSTNLISVQVILITAYSLIILLGLVGNSLVIYMIVKYKNMRTVTNFFIANLAVADLMVDSLCLPFTLVYTLMDEWKFGSVLCHLFPYAQAMSVNVSTLTLVVIALDRYWCIVFHLSSRISKKFSFLIVSVTWVAASIFAIPLAIFREFRFEDLPALKLKIAVCAEKWPSNNSRDAAIYSISMLILQYVLPLVVICYAYIRIWMKLRNHISPTPRSDTQQRRKNTTKMLVMMVVVFAVCWLPFHVFQLAIDLDWVLVFQEYKLLYSIFHVIAMCSTFANPLLYGWMNKNYRNGFLLFFGCKNKLQNSQPDGSLRGHSYTFRATTYHGSFRHAVENGQPPAHV, from the coding sequence GGAACGCTTAAGCAAAGCAACATGACGGAAGAACTTGACTTGAGAGGATGGCATTCGAAGAGCACCGTTTCCCCCATCCAGTATTTCCATGGATCCAGTTTTATGGCGGACAGCACCAACCTTATTTCGGTTCAAGTCATCCTCATCACAGCATATTCTTTAATTATTCTACTTGGGCTTGTCGGCAACTCTCTCGTCATTTATATGATcgtaaaatacaaaaatatgagGACAGTAACCAACTTTTTCATAGCCAACTTAGCTGTGGCAGATCTCATGGTGGACAGTCTTTGCCTGCCTTTTACTTTAGTCTACACACTGATGGATGAGTGGAAATTTGGATCAGTACTTTGCCACTTGTTCCCCTATGCACAAGCCATGAGTGTCAATGTCTCAACGCTGACCCTAGTTGTCATTGCTTTGGATAGATACTGGTGTATCGTATTTCACCTGAGCAGTCGGATTTCCAAGAAGTTTAGCTTCTTAATTGTCTCCGTCACATGGGTGGCAGCTTCCATTTTTGCTATTCCGTTAGCTATATTTCGAGAGTTTAGGTTTGAGGACTTACCAGCCTTGAAACTAAAAATTGCTGTTTGTGCCGAAAAGTGGCCCTCAAATAACAGCCGGGATGCAGCCATCTACAGCATTTCGATGCTTATTCTACAGTATGTCCTGCCTCTCGTTGTAATATGCTATGCTTATATCAGAATATGGATGAAACTGAGAAACCACATAAGTCCAACACCCAGAAGCGACACCCAACAACGACGAAAAAATACAACTAAGATGCTGGTGATGATGGTCGTTGTGTTTGCAGTTTGTTGGCTTCCTTTTCATGTCTTCCAGTTGGCCATTGACTTGGATTGGGTCCTTGTATTTCAAGAGTATAAGCTCCTTTATTCAATCTTTCACGTTATTGCCATGTGTTCTACCTTTGCCAACCCTCTCCTCTATGGGTGGATGAATAAGAATTACAGGAATGGATTTCTTTTGTTCTTTGGTTGCAAAAACAAACTGCAAAACAGCCAACCAGATGGCTCCCTCCGGGGCCATTCTTATACTTTCCGTGCAACCACTTATCATGGTAGTTTCCGGCATGCTGTAGAAAATGGACAACCTCCTGCCCATGTGTAA